The Rhodopirellula halodulae genome has a segment encoding these proteins:
- a CDS encoding secretin N-terminal domain-containing protein: protein MTVKLNRFKQRNRTGKLASAKRVALALAIATSTAMGASAQRPNQPQLKHLDVPTAVVESVATRLSLQYHDQPGVSITPDDRPGGGLLVLAPPDLQNKIAADAATLSDRLSQIAGPQSARPITVHLVNITWREVEDALRAMAGEDVPVTTSRNGERASFTMKMENRGGSSTRVVVDRRANSVTLTSNPLMHNTWRKTIQAIDQAPGKPGEETRVYMLQHAKIASVQRAIRLLRSLEPTRGGTPARAASSRTQPNFRTAAFQNEGGAPDGAADLDAADTNVDGEDPAGPIGDPEIQFVPESGLIIVKGNKRDIQRVMDIVKDIEEKSKLTQPEIEVRQLAHADSNAVATLLTQLYEDVLSARQGDVSITALDAPNALLLIGRKEAIEAINDLIEKIDQPIPDSDRLRVFRLQHASATDAEATIQGFFTNQPGGDEDNRPGLGVRVRVTADYRTNSLIVSASPRDLAEVTRLIEEIDVQKTPSTSEIKVFPLTNARAEDMVEVLQDAISGEPENIAGDTTAPASSLSIVALASPGNPILDSGVLANAVITADSNVNAVVVRAPAAGMALIGELIRQLDQTPGIDSLVKVFTVENGDATQLTTALQNLFGDDAATNGTSVGAGNLGDLPSLSASESALTPLRFSTDIRTNSIIASGSAEDLEVVESILLRLDSEGFAERITEVIWLKNQSALNVATAITEYVGQRQQSRNVITQFQQGLGPLDLPDRDIVAVAEGQTNSILLSVSPRIYEEVRQLVDRLDRRPPMILIKTLIAEVQLDDGFEIGGEFGLQDSLLFDRGVATGGLATGNPASDPGFNFNGTSVNLPNNNSFGQENLASKGITSFGASASQLTQLSGLNSGGFVFSAASESVNLFLRTLRVANRLQILSRPEIMTADNTQGYVQVGQSFPRPTELSFTGGNGTTASQPIIGIEDEEIGIILRVTPRVGSDGLIVMDIDASRSDINPNEGQIIGSFQDDVPIFVPAIDRTQAQATITAFDGQTVVFGGLIQKFRQNRTRRVPYLSEVPVLGTFFKYDSEIETRSELLVVMTPILVTGHEDLEYVKQVESSRMSWCLADVVEMHGDVGLSGGYGLWGPAVGPTIYPDIHPTVDVFPAADMPGGGRAIKGGMVPSGAVIHPTEGQVIPGSAQPLPSDIPLNPGESIIHNDWIGSDGPIPAPQSAVPVDQLPAPIMSAPTDALPAPNSLPAGSGVNVTGAGFNTPATTEPNSTSGSSKVPAKQVSARTPAQPADEPAPAKKRWFNFNRSK from the coding sequence GTGACCGTCAAGCTCAATCGATTCAAACAACGCAACCGGACTGGAAAGCTGGCTTCTGCGAAGCGTGTCGCCCTTGCTTTGGCGATTGCCACATCGACCGCGATGGGCGCGTCGGCCCAGCGTCCGAATCAGCCTCAATTGAAACACCTCGATGTTCCCACTGCTGTTGTCGAGTCGGTTGCGACCCGTTTGAGCCTGCAGTACCACGACCAGCCTGGCGTTTCGATCACGCCAGACGATCGTCCCGGCGGTGGATTGCTGGTGTTGGCTCCGCCTGACCTGCAAAACAAAATCGCGGCGGACGCGGCCACGCTGTCGGATCGCCTTTCGCAAATCGCGGGACCACAGTCCGCTCGGCCAATCACGGTTCACTTGGTGAACATCACTTGGCGCGAGGTGGAAGACGCGTTGCGAGCGATGGCTGGCGAAGACGTTCCCGTCACCACCAGCCGCAATGGCGAGCGAGCTTCCTTCACGATGAAGATGGAAAATCGCGGTGGCAGCTCGACCCGCGTGGTCGTCGACCGACGTGCCAACTCCGTCACGTTGACGTCCAACCCGCTCATGCACAACACATGGCGGAAGACAATTCAGGCCATCGATCAGGCCCCCGGCAAACCGGGTGAAGAGACTCGCGTGTACATGTTGCAACACGCAAAGATCGCTTCCGTGCAACGTGCCATTCGATTGCTTCGTTCGTTGGAACCGACTCGTGGTGGAACGCCAGCCCGAGCAGCATCCAGTCGAACCCAGCCCAACTTCCGCACGGCGGCATTTCAAAACGAGGGTGGTGCACCGGACGGAGCCGCTGATCTCGATGCGGCAGATACCAACGTGGACGGCGAAGATCCCGCCGGCCCAATCGGTGATCCCGAAATCCAATTCGTTCCCGAATCGGGTTTGATCATCGTCAAAGGCAACAAACGAGATATCCAACGCGTGATGGATATCGTCAAAGACATCGAAGAGAAGAGCAAGCTCACGCAACCAGAGATCGAAGTGCGTCAATTGGCGCACGCCGATAGCAACGCGGTCGCGACACTGTTGACGCAGCTCTACGAAGACGTCCTTTCGGCTCGCCAAGGCGATGTCAGCATCACCGCGTTGGATGCTCCCAACGCATTGCTGTTGATCGGCCGCAAAGAAGCCATCGAGGCCATCAATGACTTGATCGAAAAAATCGATCAACCCATTCCAGATTCGGATCGTTTGCGAGTTTTCCGCTTGCAGCACGCGTCGGCGACCGATGCCGAAGCAACCATTCAGGGTTTCTTCACGAATCAGCCCGGTGGCGACGAAGACAATCGCCCCGGCCTGGGTGTGCGAGTTCGCGTGACGGCTGACTATCGCACGAATTCGTTGATCGTCAGTGCTTCGCCACGAGATTTGGCCGAGGTCACACGTTTGATCGAAGAGATCGACGTGCAGAAAACACCTTCCACTTCCGAAATCAAAGTCTTCCCACTGACGAACGCTCGCGCGGAAGACATGGTGGAAGTCTTGCAAGACGCCATCTCGGGCGAACCCGAAAACATCGCGGGTGACACCACCGCACCAGCGTCCAGCTTGTCCATCGTTGCACTGGCTTCACCCGGCAATCCGATCTTGGATTCCGGCGTCCTGGCCAATGCCGTCATCACCGCCGACAGCAACGTCAACGCGGTGGTTGTGCGAGCTCCGGCCGCGGGCATGGCATTGATCGGTGAACTGATTCGCCAATTGGACCAAACGCCTGGCATCGACTCGCTGGTCAAAGTGTTCACCGTCGAGAACGGCGATGCGACGCAATTGACCACAGCTTTGCAGAATCTCTTTGGCGACGATGCGGCGACCAATGGCACCAGCGTCGGTGCAGGTAACCTCGGTGACCTGCCGTCACTGAGTGCCTCAGAAAGTGCGTTGACGCCGCTTCGTTTTTCGACCGACATCCGCACCAACAGCATCATCGCCAGCGGATCCGCGGAGGACTTGGAAGTCGTCGAAAGCATCTTGCTGCGACTGGACAGCGAAGGTTTTGCGGAACGCATCACGGAAGTGATTTGGCTCAAGAACCAATCCGCATTGAACGTCGCCACCGCCATCACGGAATACGTGGGGCAACGCCAGCAGTCTCGCAACGTGATCACTCAATTCCAACAAGGTCTCGGCCCATTGGACTTGCCCGATCGTGACATCGTTGCGGTCGCGGAAGGCCAAACCAACAGCATCTTGCTCAGCGTATCGCCACGCATCTACGAAGAAGTCCGTCAGTTGGTCGATCGCTTGGACCGACGACCACCGATGATTTTGATCAAAACCCTGATTGCCGAAGTGCAACTGGACGACGGTTTCGAAATCGGTGGTGAGTTCGGTTTGCAAGACTCCTTGCTGTTTGACCGAGGCGTTGCAACAGGCGGCTTGGCGACCGGAAATCCCGCGTCCGATCCCGGTTTCAACTTCAATGGAACCAGCGTCAACTTGCCCAACAACAATTCGTTTGGACAAGAAAATCTGGCCTCAAAGGGCATTACCAGCTTTGGTGCCTCCGCCAGTCAGCTGACCCAATTGAGTGGACTGAACTCAGGCGGCTTTGTGTTCTCGGCTGCAAGCGAGTCGGTCAACTTGTTCTTGCGAACCTTGCGGGTTGCCAACCGTCTGCAAATCCTCAGTCGTCCTGAAATCATGACGGCGGACAACACGCAGGGTTACGTGCAGGTCGGTCAAAGTTTCCCGCGTCCCACGGAGTTGTCGTTCACAGGCGGCAATGGAACGACGGCTTCGCAACCGATCATCGGTATCGAAGACGAAGAGATCGGGATCATCTTGCGAGTCACGCCACGCGTGGGTTCGGATGGGTTGATCGTGATGGACATCGACGCCAGCCGCAGTGACATCAATCCCAACGAGGGACAGATCATCGGTTCGTTCCAAGACGACGTGCCGATCTTTGTGCCGGCGATCGACCGAACTCAAGCCCAGGCAACAATCACCGCGTTCGACGGGCAAACCGTTGTCTTCGGTGGTCTGATTCAGAAGTTCCGACAAAATCGTACGCGTCGCGTGCCGTATCTGTCGGAAGTGCCTGTGCTCGGAACGTTCTTCAAATACGACTCGGAGATCGAAACCCGCAGCGAACTGTTGGTCGTGATGACGCCAATCTTGGTGACCGGTCACGAGGACTTGGAATACGTCAAACAAGTCGAATCCAGTCGCATGAGCTGGTGCTTGGCCGACGTGGTTGAAATGCACGGTGATGTTGGATTGTCCGGTGGTTACGGCCTTTGGGGACCCGCGGTCGGACCCACGATCTATCCCGATATTCATCCCACCGTTGATGTCTTCCCCGCCGCGGATATGCCCGGTGGTGGACGCGCCATCAAAGGCGGCATGGTGCCGTCGGGAGCGGTCATTCACCCGACCGAAGGACAGGTGATTCCCGGTTCGGCACAACCACTTCCGTCAGACATACCACTGAATCCCGGCGAGTCGATCATTCACAACGATTGGATTGGATCGGACGGACCGATCCCAGCACCGCAGTCAGCTGTGCCCGTGGATCAGTTGCCAGCACCGATCATGTCGGCTCCCACCGATGCGTTGCCTGCACCTAACAGCCTTCCCGCTGGATCGGGCGTGAACGTGACCGGTGCCGGGTTCAACACTCCCGCGACAACGGAGCCGAACTCGACCAGCGGATCGTCGAAGGTTCCCGCCAAACAAGTCTCCGCACGCACGCCGGCTCAACCCGCCGATGAGCCTGCACCGGCCAAGAAACGCTGGTTCAACTTCAACCGATCGAAATGA
- a CDS encoding alanine racemase yields MVARTNGTIAKDPLGDRPERASQVERTSPSEGETLRQHCRGMMPLDAIWPDWMMELLRDAANETSLLRGWLKQWGSPLNVLNVDPMRRAIRAIQDVASDRGLPVQLHFARKANKCPEFVQAGLGEGIGFDVASEPELQQTLEVMRKAAASPQQDRLVCTASIKSHSLMRLCVENDVVLVIDNPDELQTLRETLEAMGSSQARVALRWRPDSEQAPAFQSRFGMPMSAWSDEAKRIASEQRIKLVGVHFHFQRSLSQFDPIWTRTRIAEALVAVDHFREWGNDLRWLDIGGGFPINYLRNASQWSNFLSVSQNDDSARRLTWDGQLLRNVDPMWQPWSAAKWLGDVLQSETVTAIRSRDLILKCEPGRSLLDGCGMTLAEVAFVKPCSANSNSQGDHWIGLHMNSSQCRTTRDEFLVDPIVLPMNAAGPRGRALEGFFVGAYCTESEYLFQRRFQFPNGIARGDLVAIPNTAAYQMHFQESQAHQMPLANHVFTGNFV; encoded by the coding sequence ATGGTTGCCCGCACAAACGGAACGATTGCCAAAGACCCGCTGGGCGACCGCCCCGAGCGGGCTTCGCAGGTGGAGAGAACTTCACCGAGCGAGGGAGAGACTCTGCGTCAACATTGCCGCGGCATGATGCCTTTGGATGCGATTTGGCCGGACTGGATGATGGAATTGCTTCGTGATGCGGCGAACGAAACGAGCCTCTTGCGCGGCTGGCTGAAGCAATGGGGATCGCCGCTAAACGTGCTGAACGTCGATCCGATGCGGCGGGCCATTCGAGCGATCCAGGATGTTGCCAGCGATCGAGGCTTGCCCGTGCAATTGCATTTTGCTCGGAAGGCAAACAAGTGCCCGGAGTTCGTTCAGGCTGGCTTGGGTGAGGGAATCGGATTCGACGTCGCCAGCGAACCGGAATTGCAACAGACGCTGGAGGTGATGCGAAAAGCGGCAGCAAGCCCGCAACAAGACCGACTGGTTTGCACGGCTTCGATCAAGTCGCATTCGCTGATGCGACTGTGCGTCGAGAACGATGTGGTGCTGGTGATCGACAATCCGGACGAACTGCAAACGTTGCGTGAAACTCTTGAGGCGATGGGCAGTTCGCAAGCCCGCGTGGCGTTGCGTTGGCGTCCTGACAGCGAACAAGCCCCCGCGTTTCAATCTCGCTTTGGGATGCCAATGTCAGCCTGGAGCGACGAAGCCAAACGGATCGCGAGCGAGCAACGAATCAAGCTGGTTGGCGTGCACTTTCACTTTCAACGTTCTCTGTCGCAGTTCGACCCGATTTGGACTCGAACGAGAATTGCAGAAGCGTTGGTCGCCGTCGACCACTTTCGCGAATGGGGGAACGACCTGCGGTGGTTGGACATCGGTGGCGGCTTCCCAATCAATTATCTTCGCAATGCTTCGCAGTGGTCGAACTTTTTGTCGGTCTCTCAAAACGACGATTCGGCAAGACGCCTGACATGGGATGGTCAATTGCTTCGAAACGTCGATCCCATGTGGCAACCGTGGTCCGCGGCGAAGTGGCTGGGAGATGTCCTTCAGTCAGAAACCGTCACCGCCATTCGCAGCCGAGACTTGATCTTGAAGTGCGAACCCGGCAGGAGCCTGCTGGATGGCTGTGGCATGACGCTGGCTGAAGTCGCGTTTGTGAAGCCGTGCTCCGCGAATTCAAACTCGCAAGGTGATCACTGGATTGGATTGCACATGAACAGTTCGCAATGCCGAACGACGCGAGACGAGTTTCTGGTTGACCCCATCGTGCTGCCCATGAATGCAGCCGGGCCGCGTGGGCGAGCGTTGGAAGGATTCTTCGTCGGGGCCTACTGCACGGAGTCGGAGTATCTGTTTCAACGCCGCTTTCAGTTCCCGAATGGAATTGCTCGCGGTGACTTGGTGGCGATTCCCAACACGGCGGCGTATCAAATGCATTTTCAAGAGAGCCAAGCTCATCAAATGCCGCTCGCGAATCATGTGTTCACCGGCAACTTCGTGTGA
- a CDS encoding aldose 1-epimerase family protein → MATESIVVREVDDRDQRIQWNSNSPLHLDLSTRTGEWTIRHGFFRGGVSEGVEIVRLQNERLHVDVLPTRGMSIWRLECDGVRFGWRSPVVGPVNPIHVPVEEPSGLGWLSGFDELVVRCGLHSNGAPQHDANGRLEFPLHGHIANTPADSLAVEFDEASGRLELIAETVETRLFFKRFRMRSRIRLHADRTEVELLDDVTNELATPQTMQMLYHVNLGAPILEENARVVAALDELAPKDAHSAAQMDRWDTFDGPTTGETERVYFARPRADETGTTHAMLMSADQQRGFGVSFKTTTLPAFILWKNTAAESDGYVTGLEPATGFPNRRGFEEQQGRLVDIDAGETKSFRVKLHPLVEAESVESMRQKIETLAAEGEPASISQDPRNDWTDLDG, encoded by the coding sequence ATGGCCACCGAATCCATCGTTGTTCGCGAAGTCGATGACCGTGACCAACGCATTCAGTGGAACTCGAACAGTCCGCTGCACTTGGATTTGTCGACGCGAACCGGTGAATGGACCATCCGCCACGGTTTTTTCCGTGGCGGCGTCAGCGAGGGCGTTGAGATTGTGCGGCTCCAGAACGAACGCTTGCACGTCGACGTTTTGCCAACGCGTGGCATGTCAATTTGGCGATTGGAATGCGACGGTGTGCGGTTTGGTTGGCGGTCACCCGTGGTCGGCCCTGTGAATCCCATTCATGTGCCCGTGGAAGAACCCAGCGGTTTGGGATGGTTGTCCGGGTTCGACGAATTGGTCGTTCGGTGTGGTTTGCACAGCAACGGTGCGCCTCAGCATGATGCCAATGGTCGGCTGGAATTTCCGCTGCACGGGCACATCGCCAACACGCCGGCAGATTCTTTGGCGGTTGAGTTTGATGAGGCCAGCGGACGTCTCGAATTGATTGCTGAAACCGTGGAAACGCGACTTTTCTTCAAACGGTTCCGCATGCGTTCTCGCATTCGCCTTCATGCGGATCGAACGGAAGTCGAGCTGCTCGACGACGTGACCAACGAGTTGGCCACTCCCCAAACAATGCAAATGCTCTACCACGTGAATCTGGGAGCACCGATCTTGGAGGAGAACGCTCGCGTTGTCGCGGCGCTGGACGAACTGGCACCCAAGGACGCTCATTCGGCCGCACAAATGGATCGCTGGGACACGTTTGATGGCCCCACCACCGGCGAAACCGAACGGGTGTACTTTGCTCGCCCCCGCGCAGATGAAACCGGTACCACGCATGCGATGCTGATGTCGGCAGATCAACAACGTGGTTTTGGTGTCAGTTTCAAAACAACGACATTGCCAGCGTTTATCCTATGGAAGAACACGGCGGCTGAATCCGATGGCTACGTCACCGGTCTGGAACCCGCGACCGGATTCCCCAATCGACGTGGGTTCGAAGAACAACAAGGCCGATTGGTGGACATCGACGCTGGTGAAACCAAATCGTTTCGGGTGAAGTTGCATCCTTTGGTGGAAGCGGAATCGGTCGAATCGATGCGGCAAAAAATCGAAACGCTTGCCGCCGAGGGCGAGCCCGCCAGCATTTCACAAGATCCGCGAAACGACTGGACTGATCTCGATGGCTGA
- a CDS encoding serine/threonine protein kinase, translating into MAEPEHLGPYQIESVIGRGGMGSVYRARHAKSGEEVAVKLIAQHVADDMRFRRRFDAEVETLRRLRHPNIVRLIGYGEESGQLFYSMELVRGETLQKRIRDVKRLGWLPTLDVASQVCAALKHAHDIGVIHRDLKPANLILTDAGEVKLVDFGIAKLFGFGEQTLHGSVLGTADYMAPEQAGSHAISPRTDLYALGSVMYAMLAGRAPFAGKKVTQVVEALQRDRPVPLDLINPDLPAEVVEIVHHLLEKDPADRPPTALAVMNRLKATRAGLQRGRTLNELTSRTRLGDDDATPGLPPSIAGDLDTRGDHQTDASREISPDLPTDATGGDHVTGRRVLAAEHASNLAEPLTDPGKTDTRESMARAANESQSKKTHFQTIDSSKSLGGYLSEQHRAEQGESNWIHYASIIGMVVILLGGLGLFVYSIRTPSASTLYASFENAELNGTLTNELPRMTQFLENYPDDERIEQVMNWQRFAKLEATYRRLKARSRSGGSEVLPAAEQALLQALSLRNTSTTDAAKQLQAWLDVYSIEVDPEKNGIVLSPGEKLKHRLRMRDLEQLKVLVEDELARLKSDPSSVEANTERQQALQLRLTTARTLPTEKQRRVLEGIVVLYNEQPWAEKIVNEAKQQLETLP; encoded by the coding sequence ATGGCTGAACCAGAACATCTGGGGCCTTACCAAATCGAAAGCGTCATTGGACGCGGCGGGATGGGTTCGGTTTATCGGGCTCGGCACGCCAAGAGCGGCGAAGAGGTCGCGGTCAAGCTGATCGCTCAACACGTCGCGGATGACATGCGTTTTCGCCGACGCTTCGACGCCGAAGTCGAAACACTCCGACGACTGCGGCATCCCAACATCGTGCGGCTGATCGGTTACGGCGAAGAATCAGGACAGCTGTTCTACTCCATGGAATTGGTCCGCGGCGAAACGCTGCAAAAGCGAATTCGTGACGTCAAACGATTGGGCTGGTTGCCGACCTTGGATGTTGCTTCGCAAGTCTGCGCGGCATTGAAGCACGCTCATGACATCGGCGTGATTCACCGCGACCTCAAACCGGCGAACTTGATTTTGACGGACGCGGGCGAAGTCAAATTGGTCGACTTCGGCATCGCGAAGCTGTTCGGATTCGGCGAGCAAACGTTGCACGGATCCGTGCTGGGCACCGCCGACTACATGGCGCCCGAGCAAGCCGGCAGTCATGCGATCTCGCCGCGGACGGACCTGTACGCGCTTGGCAGCGTCATGTACGCGATGCTGGCGGGTCGGGCTCCGTTCGCCGGTAAAAAGGTGACTCAGGTGGTCGAAGCGTTGCAGCGTGATCGGCCGGTTCCGTTGGATCTGATCAACCCGGACTTGCCCGCCGAAGTGGTCGAGATCGTTCATCACTTGCTGGAAAAAGACCCGGCTGATCGGCCTCCCACCGCGTTGGCGGTGATGAATCGATTGAAAGCCACCCGAGCTGGTTTGCAACGTGGCCGTACGCTGAACGAATTGACCTCACGAACGCGTTTGGGCGACGACGATGCGACTCCGGGTTTGCCGCCGTCCATCGCGGGCGACTTGGACACCCGCGGGGATCATCAAACCGACGCTTCGCGCGAAATCTCACCGGATCTGCCGACGGACGCCACGGGCGGTGATCATGTCACCGGCCGACGTGTTTTGGCCGCGGAACATGCCAGCAACCTGGCGGAACCTCTGACTGACCCGGGTAAAACGGACACTCGCGAGTCAATGGCCCGCGCGGCGAACGAATCTCAGTCCAAGAAGACTCACTTCCAAACCATTGATTCTTCGAAATCCCTCGGTGGTTATCTTTCGGAACAGCATCGCGCGGAACAAGGTGAATCGAACTGGATTCATTACGCTTCCATCATCGGCATGGTCGTCATCTTGTTAGGCGGCCTCGGATTGTTTGTTTACTCGATTCGCACGCCATCCGCGTCAACGCTGTACGCGTCGTTTGAGAATGCGGAACTCAATGGCACGCTTACCAACGAATTGCCTCGGATGACGCAATTCCTCGAAAACTATCCGGACGACGAACGCATCGAGCAGGTGATGAATTGGCAACGCTTTGCCAAGTTAGAAGCCACCTATCGCCGTTTGAAAGCGCGTTCGCGTTCGGGTGGATCCGAGGTTTTGCCCGCCGCCGAGCAAGCCCTGTTGCAAGCATTGTCGTTACGCAACACCTCCACGACCGACGCAGCCAAACAGCTACAGGCTTGGTTGGATGTGTATTCGATCGAGGTGGATCCTGAGAAGAATGGGATCGTGCTCTCACCCGGTGAGAAGCTGAAACATCGTTTACGAATGCGAGATCTGGAGCAGCTCAAGGTCTTGGTGGAAGACGAGCTGGCTCGATTGAAGTCGGATCCGTCGAGTGTGGAAGCCAACACCGAACGTCAGCAAGCGTTGCAGTTGCGACTGACCACCGCCCGAACGCTTCCCACCGAAAAGCAGCGACGCGTCCTCGAAGGAATCGTTGTTTTGTACAACGAGCAACCTTGGGCAGAGAAGATTGTCAACGAAGCCAAGCAACAGCTCGAGACCCTCCCCTAA
- a CDS encoding B12-binding domain-containing radical SAM protein: MSGLRVGHDALLERGLRLPGLARRATALSQLPPLGLLTLAGLVPDDWEVELVLDDGIAEESTAVDQILSAGEHGASENGQPDLVAFSALTPSADRACRLSERLRKRGITTIIGGLHATAAPDHCQPHFDVVVRGDGEPSFERLLIDFRGDRMQPEYQSCGHYSLSDSPMPRWDLLGDHAPPRYTVQSMRGCPWSCSFCAASRLLGPARVKPDALFERELAAITTRQSRPWIELADDNTFASNRDHSWMLDALRRHGARWFTESDWRIALRPKLLRQIAESGCRQILVGLESNVFRYPGMGAKTADWDRMMEAVLAIQDAGIVVNGCFIVGAEGETPASIERLGDFLDEAPLGEVQLTLQTPFPGTSLYQSLLKAGRLLPGDFSRYTLFDVVYQPDQMTVVQLQDSFDELVGRVYRPEAQSRRDQIQKSIRSKRPRRKVSP, from the coding sequence ATGAGCGGGCTTCGGGTGGGACACGATGCGTTGCTCGAACGTGGGTTGCGTCTGCCAGGATTAGCGCGCCGTGCGACGGCGCTCTCCCAATTACCACCCTTGGGTTTGCTCACCCTCGCCGGATTGGTGCCTGACGATTGGGAGGTGGAATTGGTGCTGGATGATGGCATCGCTGAAGAGTCGACCGCGGTGGACCAAATACTCAGTGCGGGTGAACACGGGGCAAGTGAAAATGGCCAGCCTGACTTGGTCGCATTCTCCGCCCTCACGCCGTCAGCAGATCGAGCTTGTCGGTTGAGCGAGCGACTTCGCAAACGCGGGATCACAACCATCATCGGTGGTTTGCATGCGACGGCGGCTCCTGATCATTGCCAGCCTCATTTCGATGTGGTGGTCCGCGGCGACGGAGAACCCTCGTTCGAACGATTGCTAATCGATTTTCGAGGTGATCGGATGCAGCCGGAGTATCAATCCTGCGGCCACTATTCGCTTTCCGATTCGCCGATGCCACGTTGGGACTTGTTGGGCGATCACGCACCGCCACGCTACACCGTCCAATCGATGCGTGGTTGCCCCTGGTCGTGTTCGTTCTGCGCCGCCAGTCGCTTGCTTGGTCCGGCCCGCGTCAAACCGGATGCATTGTTTGAACGTGAACTTGCCGCGATCACCACGCGTCAATCTCGACCGTGGATCGAACTTGCCGACGACAACACGTTTGCGAGCAATCGCGATCACAGTTGGATGCTGGATGCTTTGCGGCGGCACGGAGCTCGATGGTTCACCGAGTCCGATTGGCGGATTGCTCTGCGTCCGAAGTTGCTACGCCAGATTGCAGAAAGCGGTTGTCGGCAGATTCTGGTCGGTTTGGAATCGAACGTTTTTCGCTACCCCGGCATGGGAGCCAAAACCGCCGACTGGGATCGCATGATGGAGGCGGTCTTGGCCATTCAAGACGCGGGCATTGTCGTCAACGGTTGCTTCATCGTTGGAGCCGAAGGAGAAACACCGGCGTCAATCGAACGTCTCGGTGACTTTTTGGACGAGGCTCCTTTGGGCGAAGTTCAGCTAACGCTTCAAACACCGTTTCCCGGTACCAGCCTCTACCAATCGCTTCTCAAAGCGGGGCGATTGCTACCCGGTGACTTTTCACGATACACCCTGTTCGATGTCGTGTATCAACCCGATCAAATGACGGTCGTCCAGCTACAGGATTCGTTCGACGAATTGGTGGGACGCGTCTATCGGCCCGAAGCTCAATCGCGACGCGACCAAATTCAAAAATCCATTCGATCCAAACGACCGCGGCGGAAGGTTTCCCCATGA
- a CDS encoding SGNH/GDSL hydrolase family protein: MFCSPRRLLRVLCVCLGVELACGLSGNMLLAQEATTQKQFLIPETNEGMAGEGPVRRYDWMKQVWQRRRATFRSRQEQDRHAIVFLGDSITQGWGDDFRGSLGDRHVANRGISGDTTRGMLYRLEEDVLSLDPKAVVMLMGTNDLEEHAEPKTVAGNVRLILDELHKHNADMPIVLCLVMPSSETKARPAKKIKTLNSMLTEIAEEADHVHLVDTWTPFANENGDAKVEEFPDLLHPNEAGYAKWKAALEPTLKQLGL, from the coding sequence ATGTTCTGTTCACCGCGTCGGCTGCTTCGTGTCTTGTGCGTTTGTTTGGGTGTGGAGTTGGCGTGTGGGTTATCCGGAAACATGCTGCTCGCGCAAGAAGCGACGACGCAAAAACAATTTTTGATCCCAGAGACCAACGAAGGCATGGCGGGCGAAGGTCCTGTCCGTCGTTACGATTGGATGAAGCAGGTGTGGCAACGGCGACGAGCAACGTTTCGTTCTCGCCAAGAGCAAGACCGCCATGCGATTGTGTTCTTAGGCGACTCCATCACGCAGGGCTGGGGCGATGATTTTCGCGGATCGTTGGGAGACCGCCACGTTGCCAACCGTGGAATCAGTGGCGACACCACACGTGGCATGCTGTATCGGTTGGAAGAAGATGTGTTGAGCCTGGACCCGAAAGCAGTAGTGATGCTGATGGGAACCAACGATTTGGAGGAGCACGCCGAACCGAAGACCGTTGCCGGAAATGTTCGTTTGATTCTTGACGAGTTGCACAAGCACAACGCCGACATGCCGATCGTGCTGTGTTTGGTGATGCCAAGCAGCGAAACGAAGGCTCGTCCGGCGAAGAAGATCAAAACGTTGAACTCAATGCTGACTGAGATCGCTGAAGAAGCCGACCATGTGCACCTGGTCGATACCTGGACACCATTTGCCAACGAAAACGGTGATGCGAAGGTGGAGGAGTTCCCAGACCTGCTGCATCCCAACGAAGCGGGATACGCCAAATGGAAGGCAGCATTGGAGCCAACGCTGAAACAGCTCGGCCTCTGA